A single genomic interval of Metasolibacillus fluoroglycofenilyticus harbors:
- the argH gene encoding argininosuccinate lyase, which translates to MTKLWGGRFQKSAEAWVDEFGASIGFDQQLVMEDIEGSKAHVTMLGIQGILPQADVALILDGLQQLLVKAEAGELQFTVANEDIHLNLEKMLIDLIGPVGGKLHTGRSRNDQVATDMHLFLKKRVAEVIGLIENFQKTLLQQAEQHVETIAPGYTHLQRAQPISFAHHLMAYFWMLERDKQRYTESLKRIDISPLGAGAMAGTTFPIDRLKSAELLGFADVYANSMDAVSDRDFIVEFLANSSLLMAHLSRFAEEIILWSTDEFKFIELDDAFSTGSSIMPQKKNPDMAELIRGKSGRVYGNLMGLLTVLKGTPLTYNKDMQEDKEGMFDTVHTVLGALKIFEGMVATMSVNTERLHSAVHSDFSNATELADYLAAKGMPFREAHEVTGKLVFTCIQRGIYLLDLPLADMQEESTLIEEDIYAVLAPEAAVRRRNSLGGTGFEQVKIQLEKARLCLA; encoded by the coding sequence ATGACAAAATTATGGGGTGGGCGCTTTCAAAAGTCCGCAGAGGCATGGGTGGATGAGTTTGGTGCGTCAATTGGCTTTGACCAACAGTTAGTAATGGAAGATATAGAAGGTAGTAAAGCACATGTAACAATGCTAGGTATTCAAGGCATTTTACCGCAAGCAGATGTCGCGCTTATTTTAGACGGCTTACAGCAGCTACTAGTAAAAGCAGAGGCGGGCGAGCTACAATTCACGGTGGCAAATGAGGATATTCATCTAAACTTAGAAAAAATGCTGATCGATTTAATCGGCCCTGTTGGTGGCAAGTTACATACAGGGCGCTCACGTAACGACCAAGTTGCAACAGATATGCATTTGTTTTTGAAGAAGCGCGTTGCTGAAGTCATTGGTTTAATTGAGAATTTCCAAAAAACGCTATTACAGCAGGCGGAGCAGCATGTTGAAACAATTGCACCGGGCTATACCCATTTACAGCGTGCGCAGCCAATTTCCTTTGCCCATCATTTAATGGCCTATTTTTGGATGTTAGAGCGTGACAAACAGCGCTATACGGAATCATTAAAGCGCATTGATATTTCACCACTTGGTGCAGGCGCGATGGCAGGCACAACCTTCCCAATTGATCGCCTCAAATCAGCGGAGCTGCTTGGCTTTGCAGATGTATACGCTAACTCAATGGACGCGGTAAGTGACCGTGATTTCATCGTAGAATTTCTAGCAAATTCATCGCTGTTAATGGCACATTTATCTCGTTTCGCAGAGGAAATCATTCTTTGGTCAACGGATGAATTTAAGTTTATCGAGCTAGACGACGCCTTTTCAACAGGCTCATCGATTATGCCACAAAAGAAAAACCCTGATATGGCGGAGCTTATTCGTGGAAAATCAGGCCGCGTTTACGGCAATTTAATGGGACTACTAACAGTATTGAAGGGCACACCACTAACATACAACAAGGATATGCAAGAGGACAAAGAAGGTATGTTCGACACAGTGCATACAGTTTTAGGCGCATTGAAAATTTTCGAGGGCATGGTGGCCACAATGTCTGTCAACACAGAACGTCTGCACAGCGCGGTGCATAGCGACTTCTCAAACGCCACGGAGCTGGCTGATTATTTAGCTGCTAAAGGCATGCCATTCCGCGAAGCGCATGAAGTAACAGGCAAGCTTGTCTTCACATGTATTCAGCGTGGTATTTATTTGCTCGACTTGCCACTAGCAGATATGCAGGAGGAAAGCACTTTAATTGAAGAAGACATTTATGCAGTGCTTGCACCAGAGGCAGCAGTGCGCCGCCGCAACTCACTCGGTGGCACAGGCTTCGAGCAAGTGAAAATACAATTAGAAAAAGCAAGGCTATGTTTAGCATAA
- a CDS encoding acyl-phosphate glycerol 3-phosphate acyltransferase: MNQPKMNPAVLRLLVIFPNVLSYILLFGIVVFIATNFTALRETGALMTWVTIGCVLAPMAGYTTYSIVKRIRAGVL; the protein is encoded by the coding sequence ATGAACCAACCAAAAATGAATCCAGCAGTGTTACGTCTGCTTGTCATTTTTCCAAATGTTTTAAGCTACATATTGTTATTTGGTATTGTCGTTTTTATTGCGACGAATTTTACTGCATTGCGTGAGACAGGTGCGTTAATGACGTGGGTTACTATTGGCTGTGTGCTTGCACCAATGGCAGGCTATACGACATATTCAATCGTTAAACGAATTCGTGCGGGCGTTTTATAA
- a CDS encoding MBL fold metallo-hydrolase, with product MNIHKIVLPTPYAIGDVNAFLVKGDALTLFDAGPKTKPAYEALARGIHEQGYSMDDIEQVVLTHHHPDHAGWVDAFPKADVLGHRYVDYWMRQSADFLHYRETFYREQLEQENVPQEDIDRILDAREELELFGTRPLTRFLKDGDEVPGHPGLVAYETLGHAQSHFIFVEEHTGEAIGGDLLLEKVSSNPLVEPPVDLKGERPKSLLQYNASLKRLQKMDISKLYTGHGDAVTAIKPLVAERLTRQHDRAMHVLQLMAQHNNVYDLTKALFGKTYVKQPGLTLSETLGQLDYLVAEGYARSEMQNGVEIYMPA from the coding sequence ATGAACATACATAAAATTGTACTACCAACACCGTATGCAATTGGCGATGTTAATGCATTTTTAGTGAAGGGGGATGCATTAACGCTATTTGACGCAGGACCTAAAACAAAGCCAGCCTATGAAGCGTTGGCACGTGGAATCCATGAGCAGGGCTATAGCATGGATGATATTGAGCAAGTTGTATTAACGCATCATCACCCAGACCATGCGGGGTGGGTAGATGCTTTTCCAAAGGCGGATGTGTTAGGTCATCGTTATGTTGATTATTGGATGCGACAATCAGCTGATTTTTTACATTATCGAGAGACATTTTATCGGGAGCAGCTTGAGCAGGAGAATGTTCCCCAAGAGGATATTGACCGTATACTTGATGCAAGAGAGGAACTAGAGCTATTCGGTACTCGTCCGCTAACTCGATTTTTAAAAGATGGAGATGAAGTACCCGGGCATCCAGGCTTGGTTGCCTATGAAACATTGGGGCATGCACAAAGCCATTTCATTTTTGTCGAAGAGCATACAGGGGAGGCAATTGGTGGAGATTTGCTACTTGAAAAAGTATCAAGCAATCCATTAGTAGAGCCCCCAGTTGACCTAAAAGGGGAGAGACCAAAATCACTGCTACAATATAATGCATCATTAAAGAGATTGCAGAAAATGGATATTTCAAAGCTTTATACGGGACATGGCGACGCTGTCACAGCGATTAAACCGCTTGTGGCAGAGCGTCTTACAAGGCAGCATGACCGTGCAATGCATGTTTTACAGCTAATGGCGCAGCATAACAATGTCTATGATTTGACGAAGGCACTATTTGGAAAAACATATGTTAAACAACCTGGTTTAACTTTATCCGAAACATTAGGGCAACTTGATTATTTAGTCGCAGAAGGCTATGCGCGCAGTGAAATGCAAAATGGGGTTGAGATTTATATGCCTGCGTAA
- a CDS encoding argininosuccinate synthase, translating to MANKKVVLAYSGGLDTSVAIPWLKEQGWDVIAVCLDVGEGKDLEFIKNKALQVGAVESYMVDAKDEFAEEYALISLQAHTWYEQKYPLVSALSRPLISKKLVEIANQTGADAVAHGCTGKGNDQVRFEVSIKALNPDLQVLAPVREWGWSRDEEIEYAMKHNVPIPATLDSPFSIDQNLWGRANEAGVMEDPWVAPPEEAYGLTKAIENTPDTAEVVEIEFVAGKPIALNGEEMKLADLIQALNAIAGEHGVGRIDHVENRLVGIKSREVYEIPGAKVLLTAHKELEDLTLVKEMAHFKPVIEKKLSELIYDGLWFSPLRPALEAFLKETQQYVNGTVRVKLFKGHAIVEGRKSPNSLYNEKLATYSKEDMFNHASAVGFIELWGLPTVVAADVLKK from the coding sequence ATGGCAAATAAAAAAGTAGTTTTAGCGTATTCAGGTGGCCTAGATACATCAGTAGCTATTCCATGGTTAAAGGAGCAGGGCTGGGATGTTATCGCAGTTTGTCTTGATGTCGGCGAAGGCAAAGACCTAGAATTTATTAAGAATAAAGCATTGCAAGTTGGTGCGGTTGAATCATATATGGTAGATGCAAAGGATGAGTTTGCAGAGGAATATGCACTTATTTCATTACAGGCACATACTTGGTACGAGCAAAAATATCCATTAGTATCTGCTTTATCACGCCCATTAATTTCGAAAAAGCTAGTAGAAATTGCCAACCAAACAGGCGCAGATGCAGTAGCACATGGCTGTACAGGGAAGGGCAATGACCAAGTGCGTTTCGAGGTTTCTATTAAAGCATTAAATCCTGATTTACAAGTTCTTGCACCTGTGCGTGAATGGGGCTGGAGCCGTGATGAGGAAATCGAATACGCAATGAAGCATAATGTGCCGATTCCTGCGACACTTGATTCACCATTTTCAATTGACCAAAACTTATGGGGACGTGCGAATGAAGCAGGGGTAATGGAAGACCCGTGGGTAGCGCCACCAGAAGAAGCATATGGCTTAACAAAGGCAATCGAAAACACACCGGATACAGCAGAAGTTGTTGAAATTGAATTTGTTGCTGGTAAGCCTATTGCATTAAATGGTGAAGAAATGAAGCTTGCGGATTTAATTCAAGCATTAAATGCAATTGCTGGTGAGCACGGTGTTGGCCGAATCGACCACGTAGAAAACCGCCTAGTTGGTATTAAATCACGTGAAGTATATGAAATTCCAGGTGCAAAAGTGCTATTAACTGCACATAAAGAGCTTGAAGACTTAACATTAGTAAAAGAAATGGCACACTTCAAGCCAGTTATTGAGAAAAAACTATCAGAACTTATTTATGATGGACTGTGGTTCTCTCCACTCCGTCCAGCATTAGAAGCATTCCTAAAAGAAACACAGCAATATGTAAACGGTACAGTGCGCGTCAAATTATTTAAAGGGCATGCGATTGTTGAAGGACGTAAATCGCCAAACTCTTTATACAATGAAAAGCTTGCAACATACTCAAAAGAGGATATGTTCAACCATGCTTCAGCTGTCGGCTTTATCGAACTATGGGGACTACCAACTGTTGTAGCAGCAGATGTACTGAAAAAATAA
- the namA gene encoding NADPH dehydrogenase NamA has translation MVKLFESYTVQDVTLRNRIVMAPMCTYEANSDGEVQPFHLTHYGSRAVGGVGLIITEATAVLPEGRISSNDLGIWDDYHIEGQKKIVEQVHAYGAKAGVQLAHAGRKSTVDGRIVAPSALAFNENYRTPEEMTLADIEAVVQAFADAAIRAQQAGFDILEIHAAHGYLVNTFLSPLTNKRTDEYGGNAENRYRLLRNIIDAIRVKWDGPLFVRVSANEYTEGGLVPEDFIQFARWMVTQNVNLIDVSSGAVVPATISAYPLYQVPFAKTIKIGANVAVGAVGLITTGQEAEQVVQDGSADLIFIGRELLRDPYFPYRAAQQLDVTLEPTVAVYKRGW, from the coding sequence GTGGTAAAACTTTTTGAAAGTTATACAGTGCAAGACGTAACTTTGAGAAATCGCATCGTGATGGCACCTATGTGTACGTACGAAGCGAATAGCGATGGCGAGGTACAACCATTTCATTTAACACATTACGGTTCACGCGCAGTTGGGGGCGTTGGCTTAATTATTACCGAAGCCACAGCCGTTTTACCTGAAGGGCGCATTTCATCTAATGATTTGGGGATTTGGGATGATTATCATATTGAAGGTCAGAAAAAAATTGTTGAACAGGTACACGCATATGGCGCAAAGGCAGGAGTTCAGCTTGCACATGCTGGCCGCAAATCGACGGTCGACGGACGTATTGTAGCACCTTCAGCACTTGCCTTCAATGAAAATTATCGCACACCAGAAGAAATGACGTTGGCAGATATCGAAGCGGTTGTTCAGGCTTTTGCTGATGCAGCTATTCGTGCGCAGCAGGCTGGCTTTGATATTTTAGAAATTCATGCGGCACACGGCTATTTAGTTAATACGTTTTTATCACCATTGACAAATAAAAGAACAGACGAATATGGTGGTAATGCTGAAAACCGCTACCGTCTACTGCGCAATATTATCGATGCCATTCGTGTAAAATGGGATGGACCATTATTTGTACGTGTATCAGCAAATGAATATACAGAAGGCGGTCTAGTGCCAGAAGATTTCATTCAATTTGCACGCTGGATGGTTACACAAAATGTCAATTTAATTGATGTTTCATCTGGTGCTGTTGTACCTGCGACAATTTCAGCATATCCACTTTATCAAGTGCCTTTTGCTAAAACGATTAAAATTGGTGCGAATGTTGCGGTTGGGGCGGTTGGCCTGATTACAACGGGACAAGAGGCTGAGCAAGTCGTGCAGGATGGAAGTGCTGATTTAATTTTTATTGGACGCGAACTATTGCGTGACCCATACTTCCCGTATCGTGCAGCCCAGCAGCTAGATGTTACATTAGAGCCAACTGTAGCAGTTTATAAACGTGGATGGTGA
- a CDS encoding SDR family NAD(P)-dependent oxidoreductase, giving the protein MRKKTILITGATSGLGLQMTKLCLTKGYEVYATGRSEIALNTLSNLGAKAVQADLRSLAQIDTLIEQLPPIDVAIINAGVGIFENATALTDEQIEIMLDVNVKAPIFLAKRLALKMKEQGSGHFLFISSQAGKVATRKASVYAATKHAITGFIDGFRQEVAPYHIKVTGIFPGPIDTPFLQKADATGSYRKSIASILLTPEEVAIATVKAIERPVRSIDLPRIMGFTSKLYVIAPALVEKLGSRFFNKK; this is encoded by the coding sequence ATGCGCAAAAAAACAATTTTAATCACTGGTGCAACGAGCGGTCTCGGCTTGCAAATGACCAAGCTTTGCCTGACAAAAGGCTATGAGGTATACGCAACGGGGCGCAGCGAAATCGCATTGAATACATTAAGCAACTTAGGTGCGAAAGCTGTGCAGGCTGATTTACGTAGCCTTGCACAAATCGATACATTAATAGAGCAGTTACCTCCTATTGATGTTGCAATCATTAATGCAGGTGTTGGTATATTTGAAAATGCGACTGCATTAACAGATGAGCAAATTGAGATAATGCTTGATGTCAATGTCAAAGCCCCCATTTTTCTCGCAAAACGGCTTGCGCTAAAAATGAAGGAGCAGGGCTCAGGGCATTTCCTATTTATTAGCTCACAGGCAGGAAAGGTAGCGACGAGAAAGGCTAGCGTCTATGCCGCGACAAAACATGCCATAACAGGCTTTATCGATGGCTTTCGTCAAGAGGTGGCACCATATCATATTAAAGTAACAGGAATATTCCCCGGTCCAATTGATACGCCATTTTTGCAAAAGGCAGATGCAACGGGCTCCTACCGCAAGTCCATCGCCAGCATCTTGCTAACACCTGAAGAAGTAGCGATTGCCACTGTGAAAGCAATTGAGCGACCTGTACGCTCCATTGATTTACCGCGTATTATGGGTTTCACAAGTAAGTTATATGTAATAGCGCCTGCACTCGTAGAAAAGCTCGGAAGTCGTTTCTTTAATAAAAAATAA
- a CDS encoding transglutaminase domain-containing protein — translation MVRKSWLFVVLFMLVGCTSTTKIEEEATITDEVIADEPSLDELLQDKHFVRKVYGELFTATSPEELEKVLAAQLTQFDQNIGLIYKGQNLSPEDVERLLQQLKINHDMIGGTLFYYEFAVIPIEQGIFLDLFSRFTTNKIEMASILPKRDALLASLQLEGMSEREKLEAIHRAIIEGMDYNFEYDELVTDHSPAGFFLYGSGVCQAYASAMHMLLVEAGLEAKLVYGELKSAIANDTRHMWNLVKIDGKWRHVDATSNDRGAEFDNQVSKVYFMLTDEQLRATHVWKQEDYPKAE, via the coding sequence ATGGTGAGAAAAAGCTGGCTATTTGTGGTGTTGTTCATGCTTGTAGGCTGTACCTCCACAACAAAGATAGAAGAAGAAGCTACAATTACGGATGAAGTTATTGCTGATGAGCCATCATTGGATGAGCTTTTGCAGGATAAACATTTCGTGCGCAAAGTGTATGGTGAACTTTTCACTGCGACTTCTCCTGAGGAGTTAGAAAAGGTTTTAGCTGCACAACTCACTCAATTTGATCAAAATATCGGGCTGATTTATAAGGGGCAAAACCTTTCACCTGAGGATGTAGAAAGGCTTCTTCAACAATTGAAAATTAATCATGATATGATTGGCGGCACATTATTTTACTATGAATTTGCGGTCATTCCGATAGAGCAAGGTATATTCCTTGACTTATTTTCACGCTTTACAACGAATAAAATTGAAATGGCAAGCATTTTACCGAAGCGAGATGCTCTACTCGCCTCTTTACAACTTGAAGGTATGTCGGAACGAGAGAAATTAGAAGCGATTCATCGTGCGATTATTGAAGGCATGGATTATAATTTTGAGTATGACGAGCTTGTAACAGACCACTCACCAGCAGGCTTTTTCCTCTATGGTAGTGGCGTTTGTCAAGCCTATGCATCCGCCATGCATATGTTATTAGTTGAAGCGGGGCTTGAAGCAAAACTAGTTTACGGTGAGCTGAAAAGCGCTATTGCAAATGATACAAGGCATATGTGGAATTTAGTGAAGATTGATGGCAAATGGCGGCATGTTGACGCCACATCTAACGATCGTGGTGCAGAATTTGACAATCAGGTAAGCAAGGTTTACTTCATGCTGACAGATGAGCAACTTCGTGCTACACATGTTTGGAAACAAGAGGATTATCCAAAGGCTGAGTGA
- a CDS encoding nuclease-related domain-containing protein, whose product MRLQQLEAIARRLDEKHPDYLYLAEQLAMARAGAIGEDEVQFFLQELTTPHRTIRNLSFYSAVQHRHEIDFLVIFPSLILCFEVKNMVGQLHFDMVASQLLRTRNDGIIERFPNPIEQLTRHMRVLSSLFPTIPINGAVIIANRRAIISSKPAPIPIFHADYVHSFIEKKLIQYNEPLLDLDEVYAQLLALHCSKKEPLTFTLAQLKQGVFCKRCSAKMRFVHGKFICLRCNMQDKYAHFQALNDFRLLMDTKITNQQFCQLCDIPSRHAAKRLLRFFPIIGDGKSSYYEIPEQILTMTQCKGHDSLI is encoded by the coding sequence TTGAGGCTGCAACAACTTGAAGCAATAGCTAGGAGATTGGATGAGAAGCATCCTGATTATTTATATTTGGCAGAGCAGCTTGCAATGGCCCGAGCTGGTGCTATCGGGGAGGATGAGGTGCAGTTCTTTTTACAGGAGCTTACTACGCCGCACCGAACCATTCGTAATTTATCTTTCTATAGCGCGGTGCAGCATCGCCATGAAATAGATTTTTTAGTGATTTTCCCCTCGTTGATTCTATGCTTTGAAGTAAAAAATATGGTAGGTCAGTTACATTTCGACATGGTCGCTTCTCAGCTACTGCGAACACGTAACGACGGTATCATTGAGCGCTTTCCAAACCCTATAGAACAGCTCACTCGTCATATGCGCGTGCTCTCTTCTTTATTCCCCACTATTCCGATTAACGGCGCTGTCATTATTGCCAATCGTCGCGCTATCATTTCGAGCAAACCTGCTCCCATTCCTATTTTTCATGCTGATTATGTGCATAGCTTTATTGAGAAAAAACTTATACAGTACAATGAGCCATTGCTTGATTTAGATGAAGTTTATGCGCAGCTTTTGGCTTTACATTGCTCTAAAAAAGAGCCGCTTACTTTCACATTAGCTCAACTAAAGCAAGGTGTGTTTTGTAAAAGATGTTCTGCTAAAATGCGCTTTGTGCATGGCAAATTTATTTGTTTGCGCTGCAATATGCAGGATAAGTACGCCCATTTCCAAGCCTTAAATGATTTTCGTTTGCTAATGGATACGAAAATCACAAATCAGCAGTTTTGTCAGTTATGCGACATTCCTTCTAGACATGCGGCAAAGCGGTTATTGCGTTTTTTCCCAATTATAGGGGATGGAAAATCTAGTTACTATGAAATTCCTGAGCAGATTCTTACTATGACACAGTGCAAAGGTCATGATTCGCTCATATGA
- a CDS encoding RrF2 family transcriptional regulator, whose amino-acid sequence MRLTVYTDYSLRVLIYLGVRGQDHLATIQEIADAYQISKNHLMKVTYDLGQHGFIETIRGRGGGIRLAMAPEEINIGTVIRKTEEDFHLVECFSSENNLCKISAECQLKNALNEALKAYLAVLDQYHIADFIHSKEAMLKLLGIEGTV is encoded by the coding sequence GTGCGCTTAACCGTATATACAGATTATTCGTTACGTGTGCTTATTTATTTAGGTGTACGTGGACAAGACCATTTAGCGACGATACAAGAAATTGCAGATGCTTATCAAATTTCCAAAAACCATTTAATGAAAGTAACATACGATCTTGGGCAGCACGGCTTTATCGAAACAATTCGTGGACGGGGTGGCGGAATTCGTTTGGCAATGGCGCCAGAGGAAATTAATATCGGCACAGTAATAAGAAAAACAGAGGAAGATTTCCATCTTGTCGAATGTTTCAGCTCAGAAAACAATTTATGTAAGATTTCAGCCGAATGCCAATTGAAAAATGCGCTAAATGAAGCATTGAAGGCATACTTAGCTGTATTAGACCAATATCATATTGCAGATTTTATACATTCTAAAGAAGCAATGCTGAAACTGCTTGGCATTGAGGGGACCGTCTGA
- the hmpA gene encoding NO-inducible flavohemoprotein has product MLQQQTIDTIKATVPALQEYGVTITKTFYKNMFAANPELLNIFNHSNQEQGRQQTALANTVLAAAMHIDNLQAIVPTVIQIAHKHRSLGVLPEHYPIVGKHLLEAIKEVLGDAATDEIINAWAQAYGVIADIFIQVEEDLFKEAEENGGWRLFKPFKIVRTEKESDLVTSFYLAPVDGQPLPAYKAGQYITVRMSIPGQKYLMNRQYTVSEANNQNEYRISVKHENDPKGIVSNYLHTGYEQGTEIDVSAPAGVFTLDNSEAPVLFVSGGIGVTPLNSMLQTIEERDVTFLQCARNKEVAAFTETISAKVEEIGGTYKALYSDSEGFITKEQLAKLLKDDSKVYLCGPAPFMSHVISILRDLNVPEENVNYEFFGPAMAV; this is encoded by the coding sequence ATGTTACAACAACAAACAATTGATACGATTAAAGCAACGGTTCCAGCACTTCAAGAATACGGTGTGACAATTACGAAAACGTTCTACAAAAATATGTTCGCAGCAAATCCAGAGCTACTAAATATTTTCAACCATTCAAATCAAGAACAAGGTCGTCAACAAACAGCCTTAGCAAATACTGTGTTGGCAGCAGCAATGCATATCGATAATTTACAAGCAATTGTACCAACAGTGATTCAAATTGCTCATAAGCACCGAAGTCTAGGTGTTTTACCAGAGCATTATCCAATCGTTGGTAAACATTTATTAGAGGCAATCAAAGAAGTATTAGGTGACGCAGCAACAGATGAAATTATTAATGCATGGGCTCAAGCTTACGGCGTTATCGCGGATATTTTCATCCAAGTGGAAGAGGATTTATTTAAAGAAGCAGAAGAAAATGGTGGCTGGCGTTTATTTAAACCATTTAAAATTGTACGCACAGAAAAGGAAAGCGATTTAGTAACTTCTTTCTATTTAGCACCAGTTGATGGGCAGCCATTACCAGCATATAAAGCGGGTCAATATATTACAGTTCGCATGTCAATTCCTGGTCAAAAATATTTAATGAACCGTCAATATACTGTTTCTGAAGCAAATAATCAAAATGAGTATCGCATTTCTGTAAAGCATGAAAACGATCCAAAAGGAATTGTATCAAACTATTTACACACAGGTTATGAGCAAGGCACAGAGATTGATGTAAGTGCACCAGCCGGCGTATTCACATTAGATAATAGCGAAGCACCAGTATTATTTGTAAGTGGCGGTATCGGTGTAACTCCGCTTAACAGCATGCTACAAACAATTGAAGAACGCGATGTAACATTCCTACAATGTGCACGTAATAAAGAGGTAGCTGCATTCACAGAAACGATTTCTGCAAAAGTAGAAGAAATCGGCGGAACTTACAAAGCACTTTACTCTGATTCAGAGGGCTTTATCACAAAAGAGCAACTTGCAAAATTATTAAAAGACGATAGCAAAGTATATCTATGTGGACCAGCACCATTTATGTCGCATGTTATCAGCATTTTACGTGACTTAAATGTGCCAGAGGAAAACGTAAATTACGAATTCTTCGGCCCTGCAATGGCTGTTTAA
- the proC gene encoding pyrroline-5-carboxylate reductase, which translates to MKKIVFIGAGSMAEAIIKGWIDKNCVAKEHLFITNKSDQERLEILQQAYGVQILPNREMLSEMDCIVLAMKPKDAKEAMLAIAPFLNKQTAVISVLAGIAIETIRNFLGDRPIARTMPNTSATIGMSASGIAFNELVDEQLRTTCLTMLQAIGTVVEVEEDQLHAVTAFSGSGPAYIYYLLEAFEKVAAEVGLQQDVVRSLMVQTLAGSAAMLQTGNEEPAVLRHKVTSPGGTTEAGLRALEQHEVTAAIAACVKSAEARSRELAQGI; encoded by the coding sequence ATGAAAAAAATCGTATTTATTGGTGCAGGTTCTATGGCTGAAGCCATTATTAAAGGCTGGATTGATAAAAATTGCGTGGCAAAAGAGCATTTATTTATTACCAATAAATCCGATCAAGAACGTCTAGAAATACTACAGCAGGCATATGGTGTGCAAATTTTGCCGAATAGAGAGATGCTAAGTGAGATGGATTGTATCGTACTTGCAATGAAGCCAAAAGATGCAAAAGAAGCGATGCTTGCGATTGCCCCATTTTTAAACAAACAGACGGCTGTCATTTCAGTGTTGGCAGGTATTGCGATTGAAACGATTCGAAACTTTTTAGGAGACCGCCCTATCGCACGTACAATGCCTAATACCTCTGCCACGATTGGCATGTCAGCGAGTGGCATCGCTTTTAATGAGCTTGTCGATGAACAGTTGCGTACTACTTGCTTGACGATGCTTCAGGCAATCGGCACAGTTGTTGAGGTCGAGGAAGATCAGTTGCACGCAGTAACAGCCTTTTCAGGTAGCGGCCCTGCTTACATCTACTATTTACTTGAAGCTTTTGAAAAGGTAGCTGCTGAGGTTGGCTTACAACAGGATGTGGTACGTTCATTAATGGTGCAAACACTTGCAGGCTCTGCCGCAATGTTGCAAACTGGTAATGAGGAGCCAGCAGTGCTTCGACATAAAGTAACAAGCCCTGGTGGCACAACAGAGGCGGGCCTACGCGCACTTGAACAGCATGAGGTGACAGCTGCAATAGCCGCTTGTGTGAAAAGTGCAGAAGCTCGCTCTAGAGAGTTAGCTCAAGGGATTTAG